A stretch of DNA from Desulfurella amilsii:
AACAACTATACCTTTCCAAGATAAGGCTGAAGCCTATTTAATAATTGAAGTTGATGGGGATTCTCAGCAAGAACTGGAAGACACATACCAGAAAGCAGGGGAGGCTTGTCTAAAAAATGGCGCACTAGATGTATTCATAGGAGATGATAGAAAATCAGCAGAAAGTATCTGGAGAGTAAGGATGGTGTTTGCCGAAGCCCTAAGGCTAGTGGATCCTTATGTTTCTTTAAGTGGTGATGTGGTTGTCCCCCCTTCAAAGGTAACTGAATTAATGGAAAAGACCATAAAAATCGCTAACAAGCATAAAGTTAGGGTTGCAATTGCAGCTCATATTGCTGATGGAAACTTACATCCTGAACTCTTTAAGCCAGATTACGTTTCATTAGAAGACTGGCCAGAACTTGCAGAAAAGATTTATGTTGAAATAACACAAGAGGCAATAAAACTTGGAGGAGTTGGAAGTGGAGAGCATGGAGTAGGTTTTCTAAAAAGGGATATCTTTCTAAACACTAAACCACAAATAGAACTTGATATTATGAGAGGAATAAAAAATTTATTTGACCCAAATAATATTTTAAACCCAGGGAAAATTATTTAGCAAGGGAGTATAATATTCTTTATGTAAACCTCCAATGTGTGTAAAATAAAAAATATTTTTGAAGATTTTTATAAAATGCAGTTAAAAAAGAAAAAGGGCATGTTGACAAAAAACTTGACAAACCCCACCCTGAGAAAAATTTCAATCTTGTACCTCTCTAAATCTTGTACCATATATTTTCTTTGGAAAGTCACCTTTTGCATACTTGACATTCCTTTCTCTCTTTACAAGAGCTTTATCTGCATACGCTTCTATCACTTCACCTATAAATAGTCTTTTATCTCCTGCCTCTATTTCTTGCCTAACTTTACACTCCATATAAGCTACACACTCATCGATAATAGGGGCTTTTACTTTGCGTGCTGGTTGTGGCGTTAATCCTGTTTCTTTAAATTTATCAACTTGAGACCCTGAGTGAAAACCACAATAATATATCTGCGGTTTTAGCTCTTTTGGGGGTACATTTATAATAAATTCTTTAGTACTTTCGATTAACTTACATGAATAAGCCTTTTTCCCTATGGCACAAGCCACAAGTGGGGGTTCCTTTGATACAGGCATACAAAAACTGATTGCTATGATATTTGATTTTCCTTCTATATTTCCACATGTTATTAAAAAATGTCTCATCGGCCACATAAATTCTAAATATTCGACATCTATCTTCATTTTATTTCACCTTTCTTTTCCATTTCAGCTAACTCGTTCATAACAGCACCAAGTGCCATTACACTACTCGTTAGGTTTGCTTTTTATACTAAAAGCTGCATTTAACTTTTTACGCCAAAGCTTTCAATATTGCATCTGAGCTTTCGACTATAAACAGCTTTGACATGTTTTCTAGCGAACAATTATGAGCTTTTTCGTCACTGGATGAAACACAATCAGAAACAATAACCGGATAAAAACCTCTATTTGAAGCATCTCGAGCGCAGGATTCTATTCCTATGTGAGTTGCAATTCCTGTAAATATCACGGTGTTAATATTTCTTGAGCGAATTAAATACTCAAAATTGGTTCCGATGAAAATGCTAGCCGTTGGCTTTTCTAATATTATATCAGACTCTTTAGGGTAAATTGTTTTATAAATATCTCTATCTTTTGGATCCCTCATAAAACTTAAAACTTTAGATGGATCCGTTATATTCCTGGATTTCATCATAGAATAATACTGCCATGATGATCTAAACTCATCTTTTGGTGGTGTAATCTGAGTATAAAATACAGACATTTTGCTTCTAACTTGTTTTATAAAATTACTTAATGCACCAATAAAGGCCTCCTTGTTAAAAATACTTTCAACGAGAGCGTTTTGTACATCCCATACCACCAAGCAGGTATGAGAAGGCTCTACAATTTCTTTAAGTGTCTCGTAAATGAAAATGTTTTTAAATTGTTTCATAGTTGCACCCCTCTTTCAAAAACCTTAATATTAAAAAGTATAATCCAAAAAAACAAATAATCAATCAATAATGAAAAGTTTGCCTATGTAAGGGTAACAGACAATATGAAACGAGAAACCTTTCAAGAATGCACAAAAAAAAGCTTTTGAGTATTTTGGAGGGATACCTCAAACAGTACTGTATGATAATCTAAAAAGTGTAATTATTCAAAGGGATAAATATGGTAAAAAACCAACACGGGTTTAACGACAATTTTGTAGATTTTGCCAAAACCTACAAATTTATCCCAAAATTGTGCAAACCCTATAGGGCACAAACGAAAGGAAAGGTAGAGAGGTTTAATAATTATTTAAAAGGCAATTTCTATAGACCTCTAAAAGCAAAATTAAAAGACAATGGAATCAAGTATGAAACATCATCAATTGTTATTACTACAAACTCAAGCTTTATCAGATTGAAGGAGGTGTTCAATGACAATGAGGCATTAACAACTGCTGTACTTGATAGGTTAATTCACCACAGATTATTAACATTCAGAGTGAAAGCTTTAGGTTGAAAGAAAAAAAAGGCTGGGCTGTTAAATTTGAACGAAAAAATAGCTAATTTTTTATGCCATTAGTGGTGTATTTTTAGATTGCATTTTGGTGCATTTCAATATTGCACTTGACATTTTTGGCTTTGTCAAATCTTTTGCATAAACCAATAGCTGTCCTTTTTTATACTGACTAAAAGCATATTCCTTGCAACAACTCAATGAGTTTTATGGATTTTTGATTATTTTATATGGTTTAAATATAGGCTTTGTGAGAATAGGCAGTGGTTTGTGGTGAACTAAAGCGTTCGAAAATAAACATTTTGGAATATAGAGGCCTAAAAACTTACAGAATAATAAATGATTCCGATTTATATTAAATTAAGAATAGTTGCTAAACACGATCCAAGCTTTTCTTTTTCTCTTACCACAACTTGACTTTTTCTATTTATTAGGTATTTAGTTGATTCATGGTAGAGCTTTTAAATAGTATTGTACTACTATTTTTTTCTGCTACAGTTACCGCCGTAGGCAATATTATAGGAATCGGTGGAGGCGTAATCCTTGTTCCATTCTTTATTTTTTACTTGCACCTAAATCCTATTATTGCCAGTGGCTTAAGCCTTTTTACAATAGTAATAAGTACTGCCAGCGGCTCTTATGCTTTTTTAAGGCAAAAAGTTATTGATCGTAATTTGCTCTTATTTCTGTTAATGTTTATTTTGCCCGGAGTAATTATCGGCTCATTTATCAATAGATTTGTGAACACTCAGCAGTTTAAAAATATTTTTCCGCTATGGATTATTGTATTGGGTATAATATCATTAAAATCAACAAAAAAACAATCAGTAAATTTAGGATCTAGCGAACCTTATAGGAAGGCAATCAAAAATACAAAAACTGCTGGTTTTGTATCGCTTGGAGCGGGGTTTATATCAGGCTTTTTTGGTGTAGGCGTAGGAGGTATTATCGGCACCTATTTGTTAGGTACAGAGAAAATGCATCCAAGAGTAGCCTTATCAACGCTAATTACAACAATGACATTTACCTCTCTAATTGGTTTTTTGATACACTTTTTCAACTCTTTGCCGTATTTAAATGCTTGGCTTATATATATACTTCCTCTTGCTGTAGGTGCGGTATTTGGCTCTCAAATGGGCGCTTATGTTGCAAAAATAGTAAAACCAAAAAATCTTAGCTTATATCGAGGCTGGATAATATTATCGTTAGGTTTTGCACTAGTTTTTATAAATATGCTCACTTTAGTGTAACTGTCACAACAAAAAATCTCACAATAGATCTTCAAAATTTATAAAATTGGATTTTATTCTTATAGGTTTACGCACAGAATGCTATAAACCCCTATTATTTCGCTCTTATAACAAAGAGGCTGTTTTTGAAGTCTGGAGAGTTATGTTTAATTCGTTATTATCGATAATATTGTGCGAAGAAGCATTCAAGAACTCAACGCTTACAGGCTTGTTATCTTCTCCATAGCTTATAATAACTCCCCCTTCTTCTTCTACAGCATCTACTGGTGGCACGTCTCTTAAAATAAGTATCAATACATCGGCCTCTGGGTCATACTTAATTTTCATCTTTATCTCTCCAATACTTTTCTATCTTTGTAGTATAATAAATAGTCAATATTTTTAAAGTTTCACCCTCCTTTTTGAAAGGTACCCTAATTAACCCATTGCGTATTTTAGATTGTGCAACTAGTACGTCTAGATCACCACTAACTATTTGAGGAGGGTTTAATAAAATTTCCTCTACTAAGTTTTTATCTATATTTATTTTGTATTGCCATTGGCGCAATCGTTCTTGCGCATGTTTTGTCCATACAATTAACATTAACCCTTATTACACCACACAAAGGTTATATTTGTCAACTCTTTTGTGTAAACTTACCTTAATTACTTCTTTTTCATCAAAAGATTGATTTTGTAATTCAAATAATTTCTTGGCTACATCTCTTGCTATCTCAATTGTTTCTTCTATTGTTCTTCCTTGAGCAATTAATCCTTGAATATCATCTGGATTTGCTAAATACAATCCTTCTGGTAGCCACTCTATTTTAATTTTTATAAATTTTTCCATATTAGCTGCTATATAACATAAGCTGTCCCTTTTTTACCAACTCAAAAATTTCTGATTTTTTATTCCCCATTTACACTGCTTCCTCTATACCAGTCTTATAAACACTCATAGGTGTTTTATAGTATAGGATTGCATGAGGTTTTTTGTAATTGTAAAAGCTAGCATATTCTTCTATTCTATAATGGACCCCTAAATCATTAACAGAATTTTTGGAAAGGGATAAAATTGAAAAAAATTCTGTATTGATTTAAAATGTTAAATGTATATTGTTCGTTTGATTTCAAGCTATCCTTGACATTTTTAAGATATAATGTAATATATATGGTAACAAATGATAAACAGGAGGAAGATATGAAGTTTATTCCTTCAAGAGAATTGAGGTTGAGAACAGCCGATATTCTTAAAATATTAAAAGATGAAGGCGAAATTGTTATTACATTAAATGGCAAACCAGCTTCTATAATGATTCCTACAACCGAAGATGATTTAGAGCAAGTAATGTCTATGATTAAAAAAATGAAAGCTAAAAATGCTGTAAGAAAAATGAGAGAGAAAGCTGTCAAGAATAATATAACAGAAAATGATGTTGATGAAGAAATTAGAAAAATAAGAATGAACCAGTGATACTCGTTATTGATACCAATGTTTTTATATCTGGTTTTATTTCTCAAAATAATTACCCGTGGCGTATTTTGGATTATTTTTTAGATGGTCGTTTTACGTTGGCATTAGACGATAGAATATATCTTGAGTATGCTACTGTTTTGATGAGACCAAAATTTAATTTTGATGATAAAGACGTATCGATATTTTTAAATTTTGTTAAAGAAACAGCTTTATTCGTTACAGCTATAAAGCTAAACATAAATATGCCCGATGTGTCTGATTTAAAATTTGTTGAAGTGGCAAAAAGTTCAGGGGCTGATGCACTCATTATAGGAAATATAAAACATTTTCAAAAAGCACTAAATATAATAAAAGTCCTTACACCCAAAGAGGCATGGAAAGAACTATTTTAAGCTGTCAATATAAAAGTTAACCATATATATAATAAACACAAAACAGAGAGCTGAAAAAGGCTACTACAATTTCTATATATCCATGTAAACTATATTCATATAAACATTCTTGGACACGCTGTAATTAATACATACACGTGCTTTCCAAAAATAAATCAAATAGGGTGGGCCACTAAACTTTGTATATTTGATATAGATGTTTGTTAACATTGAAAGACATTAAAGAAAAAGCAAGAATAGCAAATGGTTTTCTAAAAAGATGAGCGAATGGGGGGGAAAGCTTGGGAGTATAATATTCTTTGTGTAAACCTCCAAGGTTTGTAAAATGAAAAAATATTTGTTGGGGGTTTTTAAAAAATATTGTTAAAAAAAGCAGGTTTACACAAAAAAGTTGACAAACCCAAAATTACTGTTTTTATGTAAGAGCATCTTGGCTTGCTTTTCTTAAAGCCTCCTGTTGTTTTATTTCTTTGCTTTTTTTATAGGTGAAATTGCGATGAACCCTGTTTCTGATTTTGTCTATTAATTCTATTAGTTTTTTTGTATCTTTAATATGTGGGTCCTTGTATTTTTGTAGTATTTTTGTAGTATTTTTATAATATCTTCTTGTGTGTAGGTTTTATTTTGTTTTTTTTGCATTGAAAATTAGTTTGTACAAGTAAATCATAAATCACCCCATAGATTTTTAAAAAAATAATTTCTAAAAATCCTATTTCCTAAAGATTTTTTGCTTATTTTTGTGGTGCGAATTTTTATATAAATAGAGCAAATTTAAGCAAAATAGAAACAAATAAAAACAAAATGAAAGGTCCATGAGAGGTATATTAGGACATATAAAAATGCTTGCCAAGCCTATTTTGATAAGGTTTTGTTTTGCTTTAAGGTAGGGCGTTTCTTAATAGGTTGGTGCGCCTGGAGGGATTCGAACCCCCAACCGACGGATCCGAAGTCCGTTGCTCTGATCCGTTGAGCTACAGGCGCATAATGCTCTAAAACTTTCAAATTCTAACAAACGCATTTGAATTTGTCAAAAAAAACTGTATAATTAAACAAAAGGAGACTGAAGATGGAGCTTTATACAATAAGCCTAAAAAACAAAATTATCAAGGTTATACTTGGCGACATAATACAAGAAGCCACAGATGCTATAGTAAATCCAGCAAACAATTATCTAAAACACGGTGGTGGTGTTGCTTACGCTATTGTATCTAAAGGTGGCTTAATCATTCAGCAAGAAAGTGATAAAATTGGCTACGTAGAAACAGGTCACTCGGCAATTACAACAGGTGGTAAACTAAAGGCAAAGTATGTTATACATACAGTTGGCCCTGTTTGGCAAGATGGAAAAAATAAAGAAGAAAAGTTGTTAAAAAACGCAGTTATTAGTGCTTTAGATCTGGCTCAAAAATATAGGCTAAACTCCATAGCATTGCCTTCTGTATCTACTGGTATCTTTGGGTTTCCAAAAGAACTAGGGGTAAAAATTATTGTAAATTCTGTAATTGAGTTCATAAAGGTGCATGATTTACCCAAAGAAATTCATTTTACAAATATTGACGAATACACAAGCAATTTGTTTGCTTCGTATTTAAAGGTTTTAAATGTCGATTAAAAAAATTGGTGTAGTAAAAAAGTCTAATGTAGAAAACTTAGATATACTAGTTAATGAAACAAAAAGTTTTTTTGCAAAAAAAGGCGCTGAAGTTATTTTTGAGCAAGATGTGGAAAGTCTAGATAACAATATTCCAACCTTACAAGAGCCTCTTGACCTGATAGTGGTTTTGGGTGGCGATGGTACCTTTTTAAGTGCAACACGCGTTGTATTAAAATCACACTACGATATACCAATAGTTGGCGTTAATCTGGGGAAAGTTGGTTTTTTGACTGAGATTTCTATTGAGACGATGTTTTACAATCTAGACAAAATTTTTAATAACGATTTTGCAATAGAAGAAAGAATGATTATAAATGTAAATTTTGAGCCAAATTCAAACAATCAGCAAAACTACAGCGTATTCAACGATGTTGTAATAAATAAAGGCGCGCTTGCAAAAATTATTGGCATTGACACATATATTGAGTACAACTCAAAAAAACAATTCGTGTCAACTTTTTTTGCCGATGGACTAATAGTTGCTACACCATCTGGCTCCACTGCGTATAATTTAGCAGCCGGTGGACCCATTGTTTATCCTGAGCTAGATTCATTTATATTAACACCAATTGCACCGCATACGCTCTCAAATAGGCCCATTGTGTTACCCGATAATGTAACTATACATTTACAGCTGCATGAAGACATAGATAGGGTTTTTTTGACGCTTGATGGTCAAATGGGCTTTAGATTAAACAAAGGTGATAAAATCACACTAAACAAATCTAGTCGAAAGATAAAACTTATCACAGATAAAAATAAAAATTATTTCGATATATTAAGAGTAAAACTGGGGTGGGAAGAGCGAAAAGTCACCGCTTTAAACTATGATAAAAAATATAAAGATTAAAAATTTTTTAACCATAAAAAACTTAGAAATTAATTTTGATAAGCACTTTAACACGATAGTGGGTGAGTCTGGTGCAGGTAAATCGCTTATCTTAAAGGCAATAAGCGAGGTTTTCTCAATTAAAAACGACACGCAAATGGTAGGAAACTTTGGCGACTCCTGTAAAATAAGCATTGATTTTGATTCGAATTTATCAAAGTATAATTTTTCCCAACGCAACTTTACGATAGTAAAAATTTTAAAAAAAAACAAATCTCAGCTTTTTCTAAATGATATACAATTAAGCAATAAAATTGCTCAAAATATAAAAAATGATATTGTAAATATCGTTTCACAGGATTATCGCTTTGAACTATTTGAAAAAGATAGATTTCTTGAGGTTTTAGATTTATTTATCGATCCAAATATAATTGAAAATTACAAAATGGCATTTACTAATTTTAATGAAGCAAAAAAAACAATTAATGAGCTTAAATCTAAAATCAAATCTATCGATAACGCTCACACTGAAATCTTAATTGAACTTATAGATAAAACAGATCCGCAAAAGGATGAATACGACGAGCTGATTAACAAAAGAAAACAAATTAAACAAGATTTGGCGCTAAAAGATTTTATACAGCAATTAAACGCACTTTTTTATGAAGGCAAAAATAATCTTTACGATACCATTATTGCATCATTTAAAAAAATAAACAATATTGAATCCGACGCTTCGCTAAAAATGCAAAATATTAGCAATTCTTTAAACAAAATTTTAGACGAACTAAATACGCTAAAACCATTATTTGAGTACAGTAAAGATGATGAAGTTTCTATAGATAATATTGAAAGAAGGCTCTTTGAACTTGAAAACTTGCAGAGAAAATTTGGAAAAACCATAAATGAAATATTAGATGAAAAACAAAAATTATCTCAATTAATTGGCAAGAAAAACTCAATGCAAGAGCAATTGTTAGAAGAGCAAGACAAACTGCAAACTCTAAAAGATAAATTAGAACAAGCAGCTTTCCAACTAACAAGTCAAAGAAAAAAACAGGCGGATCGCTTAATTGATGGCGTTATGCAAAGTATGTCTGATTTAATGCTTGAATCAGCTGATTTTGATATAGTTTTTGAGAAAGTGGAGTGTAGCGAAAACGGACAAGACAAAATAACTCTGTTTTTTTCTGCCAATAAGGATTTGCCTAAAAAAGAATTGTCAAAGATTGCATCTGGAGGAGAAAAATCTAGATTTATTTTGGCACTTTTTGAGTATATTGGACAATTAAGCCAAAATACAATTATCTTTGACGAGATAGAAGAGGGCACAGGTGGAAAAACACTTACGTCTATTGTCTCTAAACTCAAAAATCTCTCTTTACAAAACCAGCTTATTTGCATTACACATTCTTTAGAAGTACAAAATGCGGCAGATAAAATATTTACGATAGAAAAAACCTTTGAAAACTCCAATACGGTAACCTATTTATGTCAAATGTAGTTTTTGTAACAGGCGGAGGTACGGGCGGTCATTATTTTGCTGCTGAAAGCTTTGTTAATTATTTAAAAAACCATGGATATGAACCTATTTTTATAGGTAGCGAGTTTGGGATAGAAAAAAAATTGGCTCACAACCTGGGTATTGAGTATAAGCTGCTTAAAACAAAGGGTTTTGCAGGTAAAAATTTTTTAGACAAAATAAGAAGTATAGTGTATTTATTTAGTGCTAGTCTAAAATGTTTATTTTATACGTTAAAATATACGCCAACCTTTGTAATAGGTTTTGGGGGTTACACGAGCATACCTGTTTTACTAAGCGCTGTTTTGGCTCGCAAAAAAAGGATTATAGTTGAGCAAAATTCTATTCCAGGCCTTGCAAACAAAATCTTAGCTAAGTTTTGCCATATCGTTTTTGTAAATTTTGACTCAACAAAGCAATTCTTTAGAAAAAATCATGTATACTGGGTAGGAAACCCTATTAGAACAAGAAAATTCCCAAACGAAAGAAACTTTTTAAATGATTTTTTGCGTATTGGTGTAGTTGGTGGCAGCCGTGGCGCAAAAACTATAAACAACGCATTATTTGAGTTTGCCCAAATTATAGATGATGATTTAAAATCAAAAATTGAAATCATTCACCAAACAGGCATTGATGATTACAAAAAAGCGCTTCAAATATACCAAAAATACAATATAAAAGCCAAAATTTATGACTTCATATACGATATGGAAAATTTTTACCGAAATATTGACATTATTGTTTCAAGGGCAGGCTCAAGCACACTATCTGAGATTGCATGCTATGGGTTGCCATCAATATTAGTACCATACCCATACGCCATTTATAACCACCAGTATGCTAACGCACAATATTTTGAAAAACCCAATGCTGCTAAATTAATTTTGGATAAAGATTTTAATGGATATTGTCTAAAAAATTTTGTATACTATATAAAAGTGGATGAGTTGGTAAAGATGTCTAATGCAGCTTTTGGTCTGTGCAAAAAAGAAGTTTGCAATAGAATGCTAAATATTATCGAAAAAGAGTTGGTTAAAGATGGTAAAAGTAATTAGTATAACAAATCAAAAAGGTGGCGTGGGCAAAACTACAACAGCCATAAACTTAGGCACAGCTTTAGCAGTATTTTCAAAGAAAGTTTTAATTATTGATATGGATCCGCAGGCAAATGCAACAAGTGGCCTTGGTGTATTAAAAACAGACTCTATTTATCAAGCCCTCATTGGTAAAAAAACGCTAAAATCCCTCATCCAGTATACATCTGTAAAAAACCTTTATTTAGTGCCTTCTAATATTTCATCAATTGCCATAGAAAGCGAGCTCAAAGACAAAGAAGGCAAAGAATTTATTTTAAAAAAACTAATTGATCCCATTCAGGAGCAGTTTGATTATATACTTATTGATTGTCCACCATCGCTTAGTCTTTTTACTATAAATGCACTTGTAGCGTCTAATTCTGTGCTTATTCCCGTGCAATGCGAGTATTTTGCGCTTGAAGGTTTAGCACAGCTAATAAACACTATAAATCTAGCAAAAAAAACATTTAACTCAAATCTTAAGATTGAAGGAATTCTTTTAACCATGCATGATAAACGCAATAATCTTTCCAGACAGGTTGAAAATGAAATAAAACAGCATTTCTTTAAATACATGTTTAAAACGCTTATACCCAGAAATATAAAACTAGCCGAAGCACCTAGTTTTGGAAAGCCTGTTATAACATACGATATAAAATCAGCTGGCAGCGTAAATTATTTGGCACTTGCCAAAGAGGTTTTAAAGAGTGGCTGAGAAAAAAGCTTTAGGCAAAGGTTTATCTGCAATATTTAACGATTTTTCAGAAGATAGTGAAAATATTGAAAATGTTTTAATAGATGATATAAAGCCTAGCCCATATCAGCCAAGGAACTTTCAAAACGATGAAACTCTACATGAGCTTGCAGACTCAATAAAAGAAAAAGGCGTTATACAGCCTATAATAATTAGAAAAAAAGGCGATTTTTTCGAGCTTATTGCAGGTGAGCGCAGGCTTAGGGCTTCAAAATTAGCTGACCTTCAAACAATACCTGCAATCATTAAAAATTTTTCAGACGAAGAGGCAGCGCAAATTGCACTTATAGAAAATATACAAAGAGAAGATTTAAATCCGCTCGATGAAGCACTAGCATACAAAAAACTTATCGAAAACTTTAGCTACACCCAAGAAGATCTAGCCGAAAAATTGGGTAAAAACCGTGCAACAATAGCAAACACACTAAGGCTTTTAAATCTCCCAAAACAAATCATAGAACTCATCAAGACAAATAAAATTACAGCAGGACACGCAAGGGCGCTTTTATCCCTAGATAACGAATCATTTCAGATTGAGTTAGCAAACCTCATAGTAGAGAAAAAACTCAATGTTCGCGATACTGAAGCAAAAGTTAGAGAAAAAAAAGCTCAACTTGATTTTAGCCAATATGAAAAAACACTCAAAGAGTTTCTAGAAGCTCCAATCAAAATAAAGTTTACTGGCAAAAAAGGCAAAATTGAGATTACTTTTAAGTCAAAAGATGAATTGGAAAATTTATTGGCTAAGTTTTCTAAAACCTAAAAATGGCTATTCTATCAAAACCTGAATAGTCTTGCTTAATGCAAACAAGTTCACTGATTTGCTCTAAAAAAAAGCTCATGTTAGGTGCAATTTCCATCAATAAAAACTTGGCAATATTTTTTGATTGGTTGATAATGTTTTGTATTAGAAAATAATTTTGATCACACAAAAGCGCTATTTTTGGCTCGTTTTTGACCTCTTTTGATAGGCTATTAAACTCGCTTGGCAATATATATGGTGGGTTTGATACAATTATATCAAAATTGCTTTTGAATGCAGACAAAAGATTACCATTAACTAAATAAATGTTTGATTTTAGTA
This window harbors:
- a CDS encoding macro domain-containing protein; amino-acid sequence: MELYTISLKNKIIKVILGDIIQEATDAIVNPANNYLKHGGGVAYAIVSKGGLIIQQESDKIGYVETGHSAITTGGKLKAKYVIHTVGPVWQDGKNKEEKLLKNAVISALDLAQKYRLNSIALPSVSTGIFGFPKELGVKIIVNSVIEFIKVHDLPKEIHFTNIDEYTSNLFASYLKVLNVD
- a CDS encoding DUF2283 domain-containing protein, which encodes MKIKYDPEADVLILILRDVPPVDAVEEEGGVIISYGEDNKPVSVEFLNASSHNIIDNNELNITLQTSKTASLL
- a CDS encoding cysteine hydrolase family protein, which codes for MKQFKNIFIYETLKEIVEPSHTCLVVWDVQNALVESIFNKEAFIGALSNFIKQVRSKMSVFYTQITPPKDEFRSSWQYYSMMKSRNITDPSKVLSFMRDPKDRDIYKTIYPKESDIILEKPTASIFIGTNFEYLIRSRNINTVIFTGIATHIGIESCARDASNRGFYPVIVSDCVSSSDEKAHNCSLENMSKLFIVESSDAILKALA
- the murG gene encoding undecaprenyldiphospho-muramoylpentapeptide beta-N-acetylglucosaminyltransferase, producing the protein MSNVVFVTGGGTGGHYFAAESFVNYLKNHGYEPIFIGSEFGIEKKLAHNLGIEYKLLKTKGFAGKNFLDKIRSIVYLFSASLKCLFYTLKYTPTFVIGFGGYTSIPVLLSAVLARKKRIIVEQNSIPGLANKILAKFCHIVFVNFDSTKQFFRKNHVYWVGNPIRTRKFPNERNFLNDFLRIGVVGGSRGAKTINNALFEFAQIIDDDLKSKIEIIHQTGIDDYKKALQIYQKYNIKAKIYDFIYDMENFYRNIDIIVSRAGSSTLSEIACYGLPSILVPYPYAIYNHQYANAQYFEKPNAAKLILDKDFNGYCLKNFVYYIKVDELVKMSNAAFGLCKKEVCNRMLNIIEKELVKDGKSN
- a CDS encoding type II toxin-antitoxin system Phd/YefM family antitoxin, with the translated sequence MKFIPSRELRLRTADILKILKDEGEIVITLNGKPASIMIPTTEDDLEQVMSMIKKMKAKNAVRKMREKAVKNNITENDVDEEIRKIRMNQ
- a CDS encoding sulfite exporter TauE/SafE family protein, which gives rise to MVELLNSIVLLFFSATVTAVGNIIGIGGGVILVPFFIFYLHLNPIIASGLSLFTIVISTASGSYAFLRQKVIDRNLLLFLLMFILPGVIIGSFINRFVNTQQFKNIFPLWIIVLGIISLKSTKKQSVNLGSSEPYRKAIKNTKTAGFVSLGAGFISGFFGVGVGGIIGTYLLGTEKMHPRVALSTLITTMTFTSLIGFLIHFFNSLPYLNAWLIYILPLAVGAVFGSQMGAYVAKIVKPKNLSLYRGWIILSLGFALVFINMLTLV
- a CDS encoding ParA family protein, whose product is MVKVISITNQKGGVGKTTTAINLGTALAVFSKKVLIIDMDPQANATSGLGVLKTDSIYQALIGKKTLKSLIQYTSVKNLYLVPSNISSIAIESELKDKEGKEFILKKLIDPIQEQFDYILIDCPPSLSLFTINALVASNSVLIPVQCEYFALEGLAQLINTINLAKKTFNSNLKIEGILLTMHDKRNNLSRQVENEIKQHFFKYMFKTLIPRNIKLAEAPSFGKPVITYDIKSAGSVNYLALAKEVLKSG
- a CDS encoding flavin reductase family protein — encoded protein: MKIDVEYLEFMWPMRHFLITCGNIEGKSNIIAISFCMPVSKEPPLVACAIGKKAYSCKLIESTKEFIINVPPKELKPQIYYCGFHSGSQVDKFKETGLTPQPARKVKAPIIDECVAYMECKVRQEIEAGDKRLFIGEVIEAYADKALVKRERNVKYAKGDFPKKIYGTRFREVQD
- a CDS encoding type II toxin-antitoxin system HicB family antitoxin, with protein sequence MEKFIKIKIEWLPEGLYLANPDDIQGLIAQGRTIEETIEIARDVAKKLFELQNQSFDEKEVIKVSLHKRVDKYNLCVV
- a CDS encoding NAD(+)/NADH kinase, whose amino-acid sequence is MSIKKIGVVKKSNVENLDILVNETKSFFAKKGAEVIFEQDVESLDNNIPTLQEPLDLIVVLGGDGTFLSATRVVLKSHYDIPIVGVNLGKVGFLTEISIETMFYNLDKIFNNDFAIEERMIINVNFEPNSNNQQNYSVFNDVVINKGALAKIIGIDTYIEYNSKKQFVSTFFADGLIVATPSGSTAYNLAAGGPIVYPELDSFILTPIAPHTLSNRPIVLPDNVTIHLQLHEDIDRVFLTLDGQMGFRLNKGDKITLNKSSRKIKLITDKNKNYFDILRVKLGWEERKVTALNYDKKYKD
- a CDS encoding DUF4258 domain-containing protein produces the protein MLIVWTKHAQERLRQWQYKINIDKNLVEEILLNPPQIVSGDLDVLVAQSKIRNGLIRVPFKKEGETLKILTIYYTTKIEKYWRDKDEN
- a CDS encoding ATP-binding protein; this encodes MVKNQHGFNDNFVDFAKTYKFIPKLCKPYRAQTKGKVERFNNYLKGNFYRPLKAKLKDNGIKYETSSIVITTNSSFIRLKEVFNDNEALTTAVLDRLIHHRLLTFRVKALG
- a CDS encoding putative toxin-antitoxin system toxin component, PIN family, giving the protein MILVIDTNVFISGFISQNNYPWRILDYFLDGRFTLALDDRIYLEYATVLMRPKFNFDDKDVSIFLNFVKETALFVTAIKLNINMPDVSDLKFVEVAKSSGADALIIGNIKHFQKALNIIKVLTPKEAWKELF